The Primulina tabacum isolate GXHZ01 chromosome 1, ASM2559414v2, whole genome shotgun sequence genome contains the following window.
TTGGCTTTTTTTAAATAACAGACTTCCGAGGAGTTCATAGATTTCTAATTACTTTTGCAGAATCtcatagatttttaaaaaatttcataaaatctcGTGGATTTATTTTGTATAACTTTTATTGGCATTTATAAACTTTTTTACAGAACTCTAtggattttgtaatttattattgtaattttttttaaatttattagaaCTAACAATTGAACgtgaataaatttttaattgataggatcgatttAAGGTTCGGTGATTTATTGATGTATTACTATATTTCTCTTGACCTTCTCATACATCTATAATTCAATCAGTGTTTATATAAAGAAAATGTTGCTGAACCGATTAAAACAGCCGAATGGTAACATTTCACAATGACTAAATAAATAGAACTCTCCATGAAGGTACACAATCCATTGACATGAATTCTTGCACATCTAAATTAAGGTAGTCAAAATTCAAATAGATCTCTAAGAATTCTTCCTATCTATAACATGATAAAAACATCTATATAACTTGTCAAGAGCATTTTATATACACACATCAATTCAATTCCAGGCTTCATCTACCTAGTCAATTTAACCAGTTAGTCGTTCGTTTAATGTCGTGCTGTTGGACTTCTCGAACCACCTAAGATCTCTAGCTtctctatgtatgacattttctTGTCTGTTACAATGTTAGCCGGTTTACCGAGGAACTTTGTATCTGTGTCTCCACAACTATCATCATTCGAGTCCTTCTTCGCTTCTGAATCTCCTGGATCTAAAGTCCATCCCATGAAATCCAACAATGTCATTGAAGTTGGTTTTTCCAATGAATTAAGCTTATCGAGTTCCTCATTGGCGTTGGGACATTTCTCTGATACTTTGAGAGGGCATTGATCTTTTAAAGGCGACCTCGTCTCCCCAGAGGGATTTCTTGCAAGAGAGTCTGCGTGCATTACGTCATCGATCCTAGACAGGACGGTGTACGCCAGGCTTTCGATGATTCTTGAGTAGCTTTCAAGAATCGCATGTCCCACATCCTGCAAGGTCATGAAAGCTCTAAAATCTGAACTCTTTGATGGAATAAAATGAGGGAATTCTTGTGTTACACAATGTAGTGAGTCTTACTTtgttgtactggattttgcTGATATCTAGAGAAGATTGAGAAATTCCGGGGAAACGATGCTTTAGAATTAGAAGAATCGTCTCTGCTCTCTCTTCAAAAAGTTCCCTTTTCTCCATACTTACACCAGAACCCCACGAAGACTTGCTGTCTTTAGCCGTCATCTTCCGTTTCCATATCACCACTGAGGCCTCAATCCTGTTCTTGAGGTCAAGAATCTTGTGTTCCGATGACAAATCCAGAGATGAAAGGAAATAGTCCGGATCAAAATGGTCATCAGTGATTCCCTTGTAGATCAAGTCTCCAAGGCTCGCTCTCCCATTCTGTGAAGAGAAAGAGGGCTAGCTCATTAAGTCAAAGCCACAAAAACTTGAGACTGAGAATAAGTAATGGTTGTCCACTTTTATTAGTACAAAACCAAAGACTTAGATACACTTTTCTTGTATTCTTAAGCACCTTAGGAAGAGATTCAATGTAGTTTTCGGGTATTTCCATTTCTGATAAAACTTGAGCATTTATGGCCATTGCAGCTTTCAACACTTGGTTTACAGAATCCTTCTGATACTGTAGCCATTTTCTTGTAACTTCAGATAAGCCATCTGTGGGAACTTTAGGAACTGGAATCCACCATTTCTCATCGTTTCTCATGTTCTTTCCCTTCTGGGAATCTTCATCGCCCTTTGTTACATACCAAAACTCATTTTGCTCCTTGAAGTTGTCCAAACAATCCTATTTGTATTCCAACCATAGAGAAATGAGTAGTCACAAATTAAAGAATGCTCATAAAACCAGATACAGATCGAGAATCAAATAAAGTATCCTCTTACAAGTAGCATTGCATCAAGCTTGCGTAAGGCCGGTATGTTCATTTGGATATCATTTCTCTGTTTTGTCACCATAATCTGGCAAAGAACAAAACGTCAACTCAAACTTATTCAAAATACCGCTGAGTACAATCAAGAACAATTTTATCAACATGCAGACACGGCCAGCGTCAGATCCATTGACCCCTTAGCTAGATTACGCCCAAATTTCATGTGATGGACAATTAATGAAAGTTACCTCCATAGAGGTTCCATCTTTTGATCTTTGTTTTGAGGGAACAAGTTCGACGATATGATCTGTTACAGATAATAGCCAATCAATCTCCTTTCTCCATCTTGCCTTGGTATCTGGTAACATTGGCTCTAATCTCTTTTGCTCTCCAAACACAGAAGCTGCATCAAACTCCCAAAATCTAAACAATATTGCATaccaaaagcaataaaaatggaAAAATTTTGACATCATAGTGGAAATGATCAGAAAAATTTACCAGCTAGATTTGTGATGGCATTTGACAATGCCAAAGCTGATGAAACGCCCTTCCCTCCACCTGACATATCCTCACCAAGAAGCAACTTTGCAAACTTCTCCTTCATCAATTCCATATCTAAATCACACACAACAACAACAGATTTTCATCCGTATTTCTCGATAAAGAAAAAGAATCTAAAACAACCCAAATCAGAATAGCTACAATCTTCAAAAATAGTGAGGACGGATCCAACCGAACCAAAAAATctattgattttcagaaattATAAATCACTCTCCAAATCATATTAAACCGTTTAAATTGGAAAGAAATCTAACGAATAACACAAGACAAAATTAAACTCATGAGGGAACAAAAAACTACATAAATCAAATCGTCCTTGCAAAGACATATATCTTGTTTTCTTGCCTGAATGATGTCCCTCTTTCGCCACACTTCCATCAGCGGCAAACCGGGACTTGATATTCTCCGTCCGGTTAAGCTCAGACCCAATCCTCGCCTGTTCCAATGCTTGACTATCATGTAAAGGGGCGGACGCATGGCTTCTCGACGTCATCCTTTCCTGATCCGACGGCGACAAAGAGCCGCTGTTTTGATCAAGAACCAAACTCCTGGTTTGCCTCCCTCCATTTTCATGCATTCCTTTGAAATACCCCAACCTGTTCATGTACATTTCCTTTTCCTCCTCCAAAGCGGCCCGAACcatattctttatttttattttatgattatttctTTGTGTGTGTGAATTGTGATTCAAGCTGGATTTTGTATGGAAAAtggaagaggaaaaaaaaaaagaaagataataGGAATGGGAGGACTGGTAAAGATGATTTCCGTTCCCTTTCCTAGTATTTTGAAAGGAAAGAGGAAGTGAGGAAATGTTTCTTAATTAGTattatgacaaaaaaaaaaggttgTTATGTTTTAGCTGAGGaagcatgtttttttttaaaaaaaattcaaggaaATGTGTTGTTTCTGATTTggtaaagaaaatttatttattttttattttattctatttaactttatatgatgtttctattattttatttataaaacgaAAACGCAATATTCTACTAATCACGTCTGCATTACACAATATGTTCGTATAAGAAAATATTGATAACCACGCAGCCCACCAACACAAACACTTCTATTGAAATGTAGAGGATGTGGGATGCATATTAGAGCATGAACAAGGAAAAAATGAGTTGAAATCTATTCTATTCTATTAAAGTTGAGCACATAATAATAACTACCTAGTAggacaccaattttttttttctaattttacccttatatgatactaatattacacttttgtttttttttattttgttttttttttaatttcaacacacacttttatttttattttttttatttcaacaattcaaatatcaatttagtcactccataaattgttaaattacaatttagtccatcgataatgataaaaaaaaattatacgcATAATAACTAGTATACAAAACGTTTATATACttctttaaaatataaacaTTTACATGTTCTGTACAAATGTTCGTTATAAAAAACGAATTCCAAGACAAAGGATGTCATAAATTGAAAACGATGGTTTGTTTGATTTATACTATAAAATACATGGTCATCTCTTGTGTGAGACAAATGGCCATTAGGTAGTGTAGTTTTTCGATTCAAGAAATTTGGATGGCAGTATCACCGAAAGAGGTGAAGAGTGAAAATTGTGAGGCCATTGATTAGAGGAACTGTTTAGACCGTTATTAGTCCCTAAAAACTCTCGAGCAATTCCCAAATTAACTGGAATACTGTTGGTTAAGAAACAAAACCGACCAATGGATTTAGGCTAAAGAAAAGTTTCTCGATTGCGGCCAATCCGAGTGTCAATGGCGACGAAATTGGAGGACGTTGGCGTGCTAATGACCAGTCCAATGTCCAGTTACCTTGAGCAAGAACTCAACCGATTCAAACTCTTTAAACTCAGGGAATCTTCTTACGAAACCCAATTCTTGGATTGCTACGCCGACTCAATTTTGGCTGTTGTGGGGGACACCAAAATCGGTGCCGATGCTGAGCTAATCGAATCGCTTCCCCATTTGAGAATCGTGGCGACGTACAGTGTGGGATTGGATAAGATCGATTTGGATAAGTGCAGGGAGAAGGGCATCAGAGTAGCGAATACTCCTGACGTGCTTACTGATGATGTGTCGGACACAGCGATTGGGTTGGCATTGGCGACTTTGCGGAAGATTTGTGCTTGTGATGGGTTTGTAAGAAGTGGGTTGTGGAAAAATGGAGATCTTCAGCTGTGTTCTAAGGTATGTGGGTTTCTTATGtgcaagatttttatttttttcataggATTTTTGCTCTTTTTTTATCCTAATCACTGGTGTTTTGTCATATTAGCATTATAAATGTCAATATTATTCATGTGTCGAGGTAGAAATGTTTGATGAATGACTGAGGTACTATCCTGGAGATAGCATCTTATCCAGCGAAAAAGTTTAATTTTAGCTAAGGTGTTTGAAGACTTTCTCAAAGTTAACATTTATGTGCATTTGTTTGTTATACCTTGCATTTACTTCtttgatttccagttcagtggTAAATCAGTTGGCATAATTGGATTGGGCAGGATTGGTTCAGCAATAGCCAAGAGAGCTGAAGCATTTGGCTGCACCATTGGTTACAACTCCAGATCCAAGAAACATAACATCAACTATACATACTACTCAAATGTTGTCGATTTGGCTGCAAATTGCCAAATCCTGATCGCCTCGTGTGCCTTGACAGAAGAAACACGGCACATTGTGAACCGGGATGTTATTGGTGCATTAGGACCAAAAGGGATTCTGATCAATATCGGAAGAGGGGCACTGGTTGACGAACCAGAGCTCATTTCTGCGTTGCTCGAAGACCGGTTAGCTGGGGCAGGGCTTGATGTCTTTGAGAATGAACCTGTGGTACCCGAGGCACTTCTTGGACTTGACAATGTTGTATTGCTGTCTCACGTTGGGAGCGACACTGTCGAAACCACCAAAGTCATGGCTGACCTTGTTGTTGCAAACTTGGAggcatattttcttaacaaaccATTGCTAACACCTGTGGTTTGAGTTTGATTTTGATCATCTGGCAGTCGTATCATTGCGATGTTAAATTTTAGTCTGACATCAGACATAATTCTTTATTGGAATGAATGCTTCATTTCGAGTAAAAGGGTAACGCCTCTTACGAAAAATCGTTTAAATAAAACCATCAAAATTATTAAATCTCCTTTGAATTATCCTATACATTGATATCACACCATTAGATTTCCTTCGAGAGTCTCCAGATATAGATCTTCAGATATAGATCGGTGGGGCAGGTCGACCAGATTTACATttgaaatgaaaattaatatttttgacacaAAATAATATTCATGATCGGAGGCGTAAGATATCAGTCTCACACTATGAGTTTTTGTGAAGGCAGAGGCTTCGAGTCGTGTTTCCTTGAAATTTCTCACTTGCTTTTCGCCTACGTCTCTTCAAATCAAATTGGGCTGCTAGTGGACCAAGGTATAGTCTCGATTTCAGTTAGCATCGCTTTTCAATTTAGAACATTTGGCCTTGATGGGTAGTAGCTAAATGATACGTGTTCTTTTTCTGAATAATATATCTATATAATACGAAAATATACAGACTGAACTTCATTCTTGCCACCCCACCCCATTAGAGCAATTACATGAAGAACAAAGCTCGAAAGTAGATCATTTTTGGACATCGTGCTAAATAGTTGCAAGGCAGAGATATGAAACTTGCACCATTTTTACTTGCACAATCCAATCTTGAAATCCGTCTGATCAAGGAGAAGATGGAGGAGAGGAAGAAACTTTGAAGATAAGAAACTTGAGAGTTTCAAGTGTAAAATATATGAAACTCCCTTTCTTGTGTGTGAAAAAACACCCAAAGTTTGATCCCACCACACATTGCCATCCGTTCCCATGCCTATTGTCAAACTCCTGCCGATTTACACAAACATAAAACTTTCCAATTACCAAGTATATTATCATAGATTGACCAGAAAACTGGTAAATCTTAAGTTTACTACATATCATTTAAAGACAGCGCTTTCAAACAAACTTGAGCACCAAAATGACGTACCCGAGAAGCAAATTCAACAAGAAGACAATCCGAATCTTTGTCCTAAAATAGTTATCCATATCCGGGGCATCATATTCAAAATCTAACCGAACAAAAgttctaatttttctaaaatcttGCGATGCGAGGCCAACGAATATATGCAAcataaaagaagaagaagaaatggaTGACCGACCTTCTTGATGTGGGCAGCAATTGATTTGCAATCAACGACATCATACAGATCCAGAGCCTGGGAAGCAAAATCCATTGCTTGGATCTGCATCTTCAATGGCATATCTGTATCCTGTATCAAACCTTTCCCTTCTAACATCTTATAGTCTCAAGTTCGCACCTTCGATTTTCCTACACCTAAACCCAAAAAATCTCGAAAACCCAGAAAAGGAAACTTTGGATTGATCGCGAAGTTGTTGATATCAGCGAGATGCTTACCTTAGCTTAGCTCACTCATCATTCACTTCGCCTTCACTCCGTACATTTTTTACAAGTGTATTGTCATTATATAAGCGGCTTTCTTCATGTGATAGATTCTCACGTCATTTTTACTCCACACTTTAAGGACTTTTTAGCGTCCTTCCTTTTGTCTGTCTTCGTCCAGTGGGTAACAATGTTAAGGATAGGCCTGCTGAGGCCCAAATTAATCCATACACTTCGTCAAAATAATTGGAGACGGCAGGCGACAATTCACaataaaatcaaatcatatattGTTATAACAAGAAATAATATTAATCGGAATAAGAGAATCCGGGTGATCAATCAATCTAGATGATCAACCAATCCAGATGGACAGCTGATCCGGGTGATCAATCAATCCGGGTGGACAGTCGACCCGAATGGTTAGCAGTCACTCCAACAATTCCCAAAAAACAAGTTTTGTGGGTCGTCACGATCATCTAAAGTTAAAGTCATTCATCGTCCCAATGTAGTTCTTCCGAAAAATCAAGAATGGGTTCAATGCTGGGGCAATGGAATGGGCCGAAATCCGATTAACTCTATACTTAAACCCCTGAATCTACCTACAACATCTCTTTTGCTGTGGACAAAAGCATATGTAATATCAATAgaaaagtaaaatttaaaaataaatatcgaAAATTATTCTGTTACAAATAATATACTCAAAAAGACTAGAGAGTTTTTATAATAAGAACATGAGTAGGGGTGCAAACTAGCCAAGCTATTCTTGAATAACTTGTGAACGGCTCGATTGAAACTCGCTAGTAGCTCGAATATTtaatcgagtcgagctcgagtTTTACATGTGTTTATTCGAGTAACTCGCGAGCTGCtcgattatatatattattaatttagaaTTAAAAGAGAGTCTAAATCAAGTTTTTCGATCTCGAGCCTGAATAACTTGATGCGTTCTCGAGTCGAGATAAAACTTGAAAATTAACACATCATCgaatcgagtcgagtcgagtcgagttcAAGAATACTGACTTTTTTTCGAATCGAGTTCGTGTAGTATGATATTCGAATGTGACTTGAATGCAACCTAAAAGATAGTGTGATAGAAAACGCGATATGTAGGTTATTTTAGAGTTCTTTTGAAGATAATTCGTGGGTTTGGCCCATTTTATTAATGTGCAATTGGAccttaattatataattaattagcagcATTAAAAACCCATATTTAATTTCTTGATCCAAAATCTACAAAAATCAAATACTTGTATACATATTTTGACAAACCATCTATTTACAAAATTTATGGTATTTTTTTAGAGTAGATATCTTGTGatatggtctcacgaatctctATCTATGAGACTGGTCAACCTcgccgatatttacaataaaaagtaatactcttagcataaaaaataatatttttcatagatgacctaaataagatatccgcctcacaaaatacgacccgtgagaccgtctcacacaagtttttgtaatctttttatataaattcttggaaaagtttcaatttaatttagaaattaatttcaaaaaacTTTATATAATCACATAAGAAAATCAACCACGCctctaaataaatattatagcGTTGGTGGCTTGTCCAAATCCATAATCAATATGACCTAATTTCcacgatattattattttttaaaaaaaaaaataaaaatacaaacagCCCAAAACAACTGGAATCCAAGAATCTAAATTAGGTAGCTTGTCCAAATTCttgatttttaattataattttacaaataaatatttaaaacccAGAAATAGCGACCACTGGCTGCCGACACTCCCCTCCCTCAGACTCAAAGCAAGATCCATGCCTAGGTTCGGATGCTGGTTACGAATATTGCtgtattattttatattgaacTCGGAGAATACAATTTTCTAAAACTAATTACTACAATCTTATTGCATTTTATCACGAttaagttttttgtgagactgtttcacgaatttttatctatgagacgggtcaatcataccgatattcacaatataaagtaatactcttatcataagaactaatattttttcatagatgacccaaagaAGATATTTGACCCACGAAATTATCTGTGacatcgtctcacaagagtttttgtgtttTTATCAAATACCAATAATACTTTCAAATTGTTTATTAATTACGAAACATAATAAATAttggaaataaaaaatatttcaattttttttaatgttttaaatttcGTTTGATCCGTTGATACGATTAATAATTGAattcaattagatatttttttgcacttttgtatattgattatttatttcaCGTTaagcaaataattaattattcagATAACATATATAAacaatttgaattaaaattacatattattatttttatttatattcattgattattaaaaaataacaaGAATTTAAATTTATAGTCTTATCCTAAATTTAATCAACAAAATCGCATAGTCAATATTAtcatatattttattcaaataatttaatattcatACTGTTCTTTATCTATACAATTTCATCAACATGGATAAGAATATTTGATCAAGATAATTTTTAGattgtaaaaataattcaaatgaaataaacatatagcgaaaatatatatatcatttaacGAACAACGAGAAAGATTTACTGAATATATATAATTGGGTCATATTCAGAACCACAAACCATGCACAGGTTC
Protein-coding sequences here:
- the LOC142546502 gene encoding uncharacterized protein LOC142546502; this translates as MLEGKGLIQDTDMPLKMQIQAMDFASQALDLYDVVDCKSIAAHIKKEFDNRHGNGWQCVVGSNFGCFFTHKKGSFIYFTLETLKFLIFKVSSSPPSSP
- the LOC142546489 gene encoding hydroxyphenylpyruvate reductase-like, whose product is MATKLEDVGVLMTSPMSSYLEQELNRFKLFKLRESSYETQFLDCYADSILAVVGDTKIGADAELIESLPHLRIVATYSVGLDKIDLDKCREKGIRVANTPDVLTDDVSDTAIGLALATLRKICACDGFVRSGLWKNGDLQLCSKFSGKSVGIIGLGRIGSAIAKRAEAFGCTIGYNSRSKKHNINYTYYSNVVDLAANCQILIASCALTEETRHIVNRDVIGALGPKGILINIGRGALVDEPELISALLEDRLAGAGLDVFENEPVVPEALLGLDNVVLLSHVGSDTVETTKVMADLVVANLEAYFLNKPLLTPVV
- the LOC142546462 gene encoding rop guanine nucleotide exchange factor 12-like gives rise to the protein MVRAALEEEKEMYMNRLGYFKGMHENGGRQTRSLVLDQNSGSLSPSDQERMTSRSHASAPLHDSQALEQARIGSELNRTENIKSRFAADGSVAKEGHHSDMELMKEKFAKLLLGEDMSGGGKGVSSALALSNAITNLAASVFGEQKRLEPMLPDTKARWRKEIDWLLSVTDHIVELVPSKQRSKDGTSMEIMVTKQRNDIQMNIPALRKLDAMLLDCLDNFKEQNEFWYVTKGDEDSQKGKNMRNDEKWWIPVPKVPTDGLSEVTRKWLQYQKDSVNQVLKAAMAINAQVLSEMEIPENYIESLPKNGRASLGDLIYKGITDDHFDPDYFLSSLDLSSEHKILDLKNRIEASVVIWKRKMTAKDSKSSWGSGVSMEKRELFEERAETILLILKHRFPGISQSSLDISKIQYNKDVGHAILESYSRIIESLAYTVLSRIDDVMHADSLARNPSGETRSPLKDQCPLKVSEKCPNANEELDKLNSLEKPTSMTLLDFMGWTLDPGDSEAKKDSNDDSCGDTDTKFLGKPANIVTDKKMSYIEKLEILGGSRSPTARH